The genomic segment AGTCACGGCCCCTGCGGCCACAGGCTGCGCTCGAAGATCCTCCGGCCAGCCCAGCAGCAGGAGCACTGCCACGAGAGCGAACAACGAAGCGGCCCATGCGCGAGCTTGGTCGCGGCTCATCAGGCGTGCTCCCCCTTTCGCGAAGTGGCAAGCTGGCCGCACGCCGCCTGGATGTCATCCCCCTTGCTCCAGCGCACAATGACCGGCGCCTTCAAGGGCGCTAACCCCTGCCGAAACGCCTCAATGCGCTCGGCGGTCGGTCGGCGGAAATGGTCGTCCGTGGGATTGTAGGGGATGAGGTTCACTTTGCATGGCACCTGCTTCAGCAACTCGCGCAACCGCCTGGCGTCCTCTGGCGAGTCGTTCACCCCTGCCAGCAGCACATACTCGAAGGTCGGCCTGCGGCCGGAGCGGCGGAAGTAGAAAATCACGGCGTTGAGGAGTTCCTGCAGTGGGTAGCGCTCTGCTACCGGCATGAGCGCCCGGCGCTGTTCGTCAGTGGTGGCGTTCAGGGAAATGGCCAGTTTGAAGCGGTGTCCCTCCTCTGCCAGCCTCATGATGCCGGGCACCCAGCCAGCGGTGGAGATGACGATGCGTCGATGGCCGATGGCCAAGCCGCGCTCGTGGCGCACAAGCTCACAGGCGGCGATCACGTTTTCATAGTTGAGCAGCGGCTCGCCCATGCCCATCAGCACCAGGTTGCTCACCTCCTCCCCCACCTCGCGCTCCACGAGCAGCACCTGGTCCACAATCTCCCCTGCCGACAGGTTGCGGCGAAAGCCCATGCGCCCGGTGGCGCAGAATCGGCAGCCCAAGGCACAGCCCACCTGTGTGGAGACACAGAGCGTGTGGCGCTCCGCCTCGCGAATGTACACGCTTTCGATGCGCTCGCCATCGCCGAGTTCAAACAGGAACTTGCGCGTGCCTCCGTCTCGCGAGGACACCACCGCCACAACCCTCAGGAGGCCAATTTCGGCCACTTCGGCCAGCCGCAGCCGCAAGGGCTTGGAGATGTCGGTCATCTCGGCAAAGTCGCGCGCCCGCTTGTTGTAGAGCCAAGCGAACAGTTGCCGCCCGCGGAAAGGCTTCTCGCCCATGCTGCAGGCAAACTGCTCCAGCTCCTCCATGCTCATGCCGACGAGTTGTCTCTTGCCCGGCTCGGTCTCCATCCGCAGTTCCTCTCAGCCCTGCAATGGCTCATGGGCAAATTTACGCAAATGCCGCGCCCCGCGCAAGGAAAAACGTTGACAATTCCGGCGAAAAATGATAACTTAATCCAGCGCTATGACGACACGCGAAGGAGAACCCATGGCCCCTGCGCAACCCCAAAAACGCGACTTGGAGATTGTGGAGCAGCTCAAGGAAGCGCACGACCGCATCACTACTGAAATCGGCAAGGTCATTGTCGGTCAGCGGCAGGTCATCGACGAGCTGCTGATTTCGTTGCTCTCGCGCGGGCACTGCCTGCTCATCGGGGTGCCTGGCTTAGCCAAGACGTTGCTCATCAGCACGCTGGCGCGGGTGCTGAACTTGTCCTTCTCGCGCATCCAGTTCACCCCAGACCTGATGCCCTCCGACATCACAGGTACCGAAGTGATTGAGGAGGACGTGAGCACGGGGCGGAAGACCTTCAAGTTTGTACGCGGACCGGTATTTGCCAATATCGTACTTGCCGATGAGGTGAACCGGACGCCGCCCAAGACGCAGGCGGCCTTGTTGCAAGCCATGCAGGAGCATGAGGTGTCGGTGGCCGGGCAGACCTACAAGCTGGACGAGCCTTTCTTCGTGCTCGCCACCCAAAACCCCATCGAGCAAGAGGGCACCTACCCTCTGCCCGAGGCGCAGCTTGACCGCTTCATGTTCAGCCTGTGGGTCGATTATCCGGCCGCCGAGGAGGAGGAGCAGATCGTGCGCTCCACCACCAGCGCCTACACCGCGGAGCTGCATAAGGTTCTGGACGCTCAGGAAATTGTCGCGTTGCAGGACTTGGTGCGGCGTGTGCCGGTCGCCGATGCGGTCATTCACTACGCGGTGGAGCTAGTGCGCAAAACTCGCCCCAACCACGACGGTGCGCCGCAGTTCATCCGCGACTGGATAAGTTGGGGAGCAGGACCGCGTGCCTCCCAATACCTCATCCTCGGCGCGAAGACGCGCGCCATCCTGGACGGTCGGCCAACCCCGGACATTGCCGACGTGCGGGCGGTGACTTTGCCCGTGCTGCGCCACCGCCTGGTGACCAATTTCAACGCCGAGGCAGATGGCGTGGGCACTGAGGAGATTGTCCGCCGGCTTCTGGACTCTACCGGAGCATGACCACGATGCCGCGCGCGGCGCAAGACTACCGCCGGTTCCTGCAGCCAGAGGTGGTGTCCAAGCTGGCGTCGATGGACTTGCGCGCCCGCCTGGTGGTGGAAGG from the Calditrichota bacterium genome contains:
- the rlmN gene encoding 23S rRNA (adenine(2503)-C(2))-methyltransferase RlmN — translated: METEPGKRQLVGMSMEELEQFACSMGEKPFRGRQLFAWLYNKRARDFAEMTDISKPLRLRLAEVAEIGLLRVVAVVSSRDGGTRKFLFELGDGERIESVYIREAERHTLCVSTQVGCALGCRFCATGRMGFRRNLSAGEIVDQVLLVEREVGEEVSNLVLMGMGEPLLNYENVIAACELVRHERGLAIGHRRIVISTAGWVPGIMRLAEEGHRFKLAISLNATTDEQRRALMPVAERYPLQELLNAVIFYFRRSGRRPTFEYVLLAGVNDSPEDARRLRELLKQVPCKVNLIPYNPTDDHFRRPTAERIEAFRQGLAPLKAPVIVRWSKGDDIQAACGQLATSRKGEHA
- a CDS encoding MoxR family ATPase, whose protein sequence is MAPAQPQKRDLEIVEQLKEAHDRITTEIGKVIVGQRQVIDELLISLLSRGHCLLIGVPGLAKTLLISTLARVLNLSFSRIQFTPDLMPSDITGTEVIEEDVSTGRKTFKFVRGPVFANIVLADEVNRTPPKTQAALLQAMQEHEVSVAGQTYKLDEPFFVLATQNPIEQEGTYPLPEAQLDRFMFSLWVDYPAAEEEEQIVRSTTSAYTAELHKVLDAQEIVALQDLVRRVPVADAVIHYAVELVRKTRPNHDGAPQFIRDWISWGAGPRASQYLILGAKTRAILDGRPTPDIADVRAVTLPVLRHRLVTNFNAEADGVGTEEIVRRLLDSTGA